The Panicum hallii strain FIL2 chromosome 9, PHallii_v3.1, whole genome shotgun sequence genome has a window encoding:
- the LOC112872968 gene encoding uncharacterized protein LOC112872968, with protein sequence MPQLVSASSSLAATTLLLLLSAAAAAAAAPLQAQAGTACHNDIIALRTTCYEFVQEGGRALPPSSNCCATLMGLTNVPCVCDYLGSDFDVDLDKVFYVGRHCGVAIPRGCGDLKQV encoded by the exons ATGCCGCAGCTCGTCTCTGCAAGCAGCAGCCTGGCTGCAACCACACTCCTCCTGCTCCTTTCTGCAGCTgccgcggcggcagcagcgccaCTTCAAGCTCAGGCGGGCACGGCCTGCCACAACGACATCATCGCCCTGCGGACCACCTGCTACGAGTTCGTCCAGGAGGGTGGTCGGGCGCTGCCGCCGTCGTCCAACTGCTGCGCCACCTTGATGGGCCTCACCAACGTTCCCTGCGTCTGCGACTACCTTGGCTCCGACTTCGACGTAGACCTGGACAAAGTGTTCTACGTCGGCAGGCACTGCGGAGTCGCCATCCCCAGGGGCTGCGGAG ATTTAAAGCAGGTCTGA